The Engraulis encrasicolus isolate BLACKSEA-1 chromosome 22, IST_EnEncr_1.0, whole genome shotgun sequence sequence TAACTGTTTGTTTGTTGTGCAGGATTATCCATGAGGATGGATTTAGTGGCGATGACGTGAAACAGTTTAGACCAGTTGTTTACAGCAACACCATCCAGAGTTTAGCAACTGTCCTCCGTGCTATGGAAACACTCACTCTTGAGTATGCTGATGCTGGACGCAATGTAAGTAAAACATCCAGGTATGGTCCCTAATTGTGTCAATCGTAGGCACGCTCAAACCAGGAGATAGTTGCTGTCTGTGGGTGTGCATCCAATTAAAGTCCTGTAACCTGAATGTTTGAAAGTAACAAAAACCTTCAACTTCATCAATTACTAGTGCACTTTGTGCCAGCTCTTTGTCTAAGAGGGATGATTTTGGGCATTGTTATGCCTCTGATATAGTAGTTTAAAGGGCCGGGAGTACACCACCTTGACAGTCAGTACTATTGATTGCTGTAAAAAATTTAAATGTAGATGTTTGGAATGGAAGTTCTTTCAAAGTACAGTACATAGGCTATATGATTATGATCTGTTTGTTGTGTGGGGTCATAATGGTTTTgttatataataggcctatataggatAATAGCAGGATAGCCTTACCTGTTTGGGTGTGTTGTTACTTTATGTTGTTCTATAGGCTTATAATAAAACTTAGTTGTATGTGCGtacttgtgtacgtgcgtgtgtgtgtccatgttgatTTTAGGTACagatgaagggttcagatgcaaaaccccctaagcaccttttcagaaattaatcttaattcatttttatttaatacaaagccatcaaaagtgcatatttttacattttatttatgtaatataaatatttgtatgtattatcaagtacatgaatgtaaaccaaaccaacaaccgggttctcaaaaaatatagaagtgcaggtcttcagaaatggagttagggggttttgcatctgaactcttcagatgtaACCAGATGTTGCCAGACGTAGCTCAACTTagccatttgtgtgtgttcattgttgccACAGGCTGATGCAAAGTTGGTGTTTGACGTGGTGGGCCGCATGGAGGACACTGAGCCCTTCTCAGCTGAGCTGCTGGCCGCCATGATCCGCCTGTGGACTGATGCCGGCACACAGGAATGCTTCGCCCGATCCGCCCAGTACCAGCTCAACGACTCTGCACAATAGTAAGGAAACATTGAAGCTCTTCCCTACTATACTAATCATGTTCTTCCTTTAATGATGACAGCGTACTTTCCCATGCTTCCATAAATACTGCCACCAAGTGAAAAGTATTAAGTACTTACTCAGTTGCTTACTCACTTACTCCGTTATTGATCTGTGGTAACCATACATTCCATGGCATCTTGTGCAGTCTGCTCACAGCACTTGATTGCAGATAGAATTACACACGGTGACGCACGTCTTGCCCTTTGCGCATGTGcatggttaaaggtgcactgtgtaatattttgaatagtttatttccagaattcatgctgcccattcagaaatgttacctttcccATGAAAACCAAATtcacaaagtattcattatgactgggaaaattgttttttcatacatgaaaagggagatcttctccatggtctgccattttcaaaatctagaaatagacatttttagcgaaaaaacttgctgtactttggtcatactagtaaatattagtttattgtttagcaaatattcattgacaaaaggcagcaccgtttcaatgagcagcatagttgcaataccttctctggccaccatcctacacagtgcacctacaAAAGAGTAACGATATAATATGAATATTCTCCTCTATACTGTATTAGCATCTCGTATGACAGTTTGTAGGGTTggcagtagggatgcaaattatcgattaattcattaatcattagttgatagccttatcgatcgacttacgattaattgataagcggcgttttccccctgaaatctcaatgtttctctaaaaaacctactaaatcaaaaaaaaaaataatattgagataaaataccacatttaagttctatttcaattctttaatccaaaggtgatttaaatattcccactattcacacccctcctcacacacactcttcacatagcctatccatttcacctgggtctgttgtccgttgaattgtcgattaattgcgattaatgttttttaatcgattaaggcactgatcgattaaagtcgattaatcgattaatcatttgcatccctagttggcAGCAATATAGCGTGTTGACTTGATTGACCTGATCTGATTACTGCACCCATCGTTTCCCTTTTTACAGCTATCTGGACAGCTTACAGCGAATCGGCTCtcctgaatacttaccaacagagCAGGACATTCTCCGCACCCGTGTGAAGACTACTGGCATTGTGGAAACACACTTCTCATTTAAGAATCTCAATTTTAGGTATGCAACATTGTTTTGTTTAATGGGAGAATACGGTTTACCCTATAAAAAAGTATTTGTTCATCATCTTCCACTTGGAAACAATGTGAGGAATGTGAAAAACTCAAAATAATccttcaaataaaaaaaatacgttGGGCATTtgccggtaacacttccaaataaggggccataattaacagtaaagtagctacaacctaatactcaagtaagggttaataatcattacttaatgccacattagacacatattaattgttattaatgcatatgttgagcattagtaagcagttacttaactattagataactattaccttgtattacctaagttaatagcatattattatttaactaatagataagtaagggcacagttaatagttaagtagctatcaggttatacttaactaaggaccaaaattaacacttacttaatacaaaagtaaggcataactaatggttaattaatacataaatattgggttttgggacccttatattagagttggctgaggataactaatggttaattaatagatagatattggtgtttgggacccttatattagagttggctgcagataactaatggttaattaatcgatagatattggtgtttgggacccttataatagagttggctgagcatacctaaaagttaagtaattaattcactgtgacatctagttttcactcattcaaatcactgtaatagtggcaacaggagccattatatagcaaggattggatgtactcttctcaatgatggtggggtgatgagatgtcattttttcatgcacCACTAAACCactaaaaaccctacaataaatgcagaatattatgaagagtaatagttttgaagcgaaactaaaccattcctttgtgataatagattaatgtttgagaatattagctccaagaagagcagtgcatgatgggtacgcaatctagagacaacaatatttcgatattatttaatcattagatatgccttgcttttgtattaagtaagtgttaactaatagttaagttaagggtacagttaatagttaactcgctattaggtaatacttaactaaggaccttaattaacaattacttaatacaaaagcaaggcatatctaatgattaaataataccgaaatattgttgtctgtagattgcgtacccatcatgcactgcacttctttgagctaatattctcaaacattaacttcattatcacaaaggaatggtttagtttcgcttcaaaactattactcttcataatattctgcatttattgtagggtttttaccattaaaattaataagtggtacatgaaaaaattacatctcatcaccccaccatcattgagaaatgtacgtccaatccttgctatataatggctcctgttgccacaatTACAGTGATTtcaatgagtgaaaactagatgtcacagtagattaattacttaactattaggtatgctcagccaactctaatataagggtcccaaacaccaatatctatctattaattaaccattagttatcctcagccaactctaatataagggtcccaaaacccaatatttatgtattaattaaccattagttatgccttacttttgtattaagtaagtgttaattttggtccttagttaagtacgaCATGACTATTAactattaactattaactgtgccattactcatctattagttaaataataatatgcaattaacttgtaacacaatgtaatagtcaggggtgcacataacttttttaggccgttactcatatgcgcaccagcaaatatgttttggtacgcacctcatccgcggttaaaaaaaaaaaaaaagtccactgtCTGCAGGGTCGAAGGATAAAACATTCTCACCACGAACGTTGACATgctgtttgaaggctaatgcaactggtgaaaggtagcctaatcaaatgtgttgttagtttggtattctttaaatcttaattagcctatggTACAGGTAATCTTCAAGTTAAGTGtttattgtctggatttcatctatttttgccgatttcgccgtcatgcctgttaactgatgcacagagggggaataacttgtatgcggtgtctgtttggaatatggtgggaaaaacctgacgaaattaagaagtggagctggccgggaactgcgtgcatttaagaagccacgcgcatggatgcatgctttcagtttttaacttctatgcatcggagttgccaatgagaatgtcGGGAGTGCGCGTCCATTCTGGGAattaacagacggcacaattccataatgatggagggaggacgagagagccaggagctcaactcggtcgcgctcgcactgactgtcgttagatttatAGGCCtagttgatatgcgagtgacatgtctatttttaggcattcatgcgaaaacgggacacatcgcgtcccttacctgttcaacacggaacgcatgctttcactaccacatacAGAACGATTtcgcatttcaagggactggcactacatttctgtccgctcatcattatCAAGCCACGGCTTGGACCCACTTCTcagaaagttttgttttttaaatctcggactcaattttctttgctgttgacgaaactccaaagaaactgattaggctactgttgtatgtttctttttggacatgtttgaccattcaccaacatcaacagtctgttgagatagtcagtacgcaagtgcgccgtagtgaccgaggtggcagtacgcattgctaatttttggtgcgcatgcgcacctgcgtaccagttatgtgcacccctggtaatagttatctaatagttaagtaactgcttactaatgcattaataacaagtaatatgtgtctaatgtggcattaagtaatgattattaacccttacttaagtattattttgtagctactttacggttaactatggccccttatttggaagtgttaccggcaTTTCTTCTAAAACCCATACAAACACTGGCCTAAATGTTGACTCAACTGAATGGAAGTAATAACATGACTTGATTAAGTTGAGTCAACAATATGAGctatgtgtaggcctagtgtgtgtTCTTAGATGTAAaattaaatattatttttggacACAGATGGCAGTTTGAGATAGACATAAATCAAACATAAAtggctgatttaaaaaaaaaacatgaactgaGGGGACAATCAACAAATGTCTCACTTGTACGTGTGATTTGTTTGTTAGATTGTTTGATGTCGGTGGTCAGCGTTCCGAGCGTAAGAAGTGGATCCACTGTTTCGAGGATGTCACTGCCATCATCTTCTGTGTGGCCATGAGCGGCTATGACCAGATGCTGCACGAAGACGAGACGACGGTGAGAAAGAAAACATTTGAAACATATCCTGGATTTCCATATATTTTCCTTTTGATTGTGTTTACTGTCGTATAGAACCCACCTGTATAACTGCAGAAaaatattcggtaacactttattttaacagggCTTTAATTAGCCTACAGAGTACTTACTCATTAAGTACAgttgaataactggtgtaataacatgtggtgtaacaactgtagtacatgttattacatcgtactcacaatgtgtatttttgtgtatctacataccaaGGATGTCTTAGGCCTCcgttcagccctttgcctccctgGAAAAATTCATCACTTTGTCAAAGTATTGTAAAACCACCTAATAGTGCATTATGGCCATTATTGTCATTATGGTAGCCTATGTCGATACATaaaatatataatgtaataacatgtactacagttgtacttacatgttatttcaccagttattccactgtacctaatgagtaagtacactgtaattaaagccctAAAGTAACGTGTTACCAGACTACTACCACCCtagttacagtacagtactgctgTTACAACACATCCATTCATACCTTCACACCTTACTCTTTTGTGTGCTCTTTTGTTTGGTAGAATCGAATGCACGAGTCGCTGCAACTTTTCGACTCCATCTGCAATAACAAGTTTTTTGTGGACACCTCCATCATCCTCTTTCTCAACAAGAAGGATTTATTTCAAGAGAAGATTACCAAGTCTCCTCTCAGCATCTGCTTTCCTGAGTATACAGGTGACACATCTGCAGTGTAAATAAAATGTCTTGAGCCAGCTGCCATGAGAGAAAAGTTTAATCAACCTGTAGCCCACATAGTTGTCTTGTCTGACTTACTGCAAAGACTTCAAACAGAAGAGAACTTTAAGTCGGGTCACCTCAAATCCTTTAGTTGGCCTTTTTAGTATTCTCATTAGTTCCCATCAGTCATTACCTGTAGGTCAACGAAACAAAGAATCACGATACAAAATCTACTCATCAAAGAGGCCTCCTACACGAAACGTTATATGCCTCCCTACTCTACATTTATCCACACATTACATGTTGCTGCTTATGCCCTACTTTATAATCTTCATGACCAAATTTTGTTGTTGAATCTCGTTTCTGTCCACTTAAATACCCACACATTATATAAAACAACACAGCATATTACACATTCCATTTTAGGACATTAGGACAAatcttttcattttttaatcttgTTAAAACCTTAAGACAATGTTTTTCGACATTTAAACTAAAAAAAATGCATACTGCACAGTGTTATGGATGAAAAATGCCACATTGTCACCTTTGGCCCCTGCAGGAAACAATTCATACGACGACGCCACAGCTTACATCGAGAGCCAGTTTCAGTCCAAGAACCGGTCAGCCAACAAGGAGATCTACTGTCACCTGACGTGCGCCACTGACACGGGCAATGTCCAGGTGGTGTTTGCAGCCGTCACAGACATCATTATTGCCAACAATCTGAGAGGGTGTGGCTTATACTAAAGGCCTcccggcatcatcatcatcatcctcatcatcatcctcatcgtctCTGGTGGCCATATGGGGAAAGCTGAAAGAGCTGATGCCATTGCTGAACTGGTGGA is a genomic window containing:
- the LOC134438323 gene encoding guanine nucleotide-binding protein G(o) subunit alpha-like, which produces MGCTLSAEERAALDRSKAIEKNLKEDGLEAAKEVKLLLLGGGESGKSTIVKQMKIIHEDGFSGDDVKQFRPVVYSNTIQSLATVLRAMETLTLEYADAGRNADAKLVFDVVGRMEDTEPFSAELLAAMIRLWTDAGTQECFARSAQYQLNDSAQYYLDSLQRIGSPEYLPTEQDILRTRVKTTGIVETHFSFKNLNFRLFDVGGQRSERKKWIHCFEDVTAIIFCVAMSGYDQMLHEDETTNRMHESLQLFDSICNNKFFVDTSIILFLNKKDLFQEKITKSPLSICFPEYTGNNSYDDATAYIESQFQSKNRSANKEIYCHLTCATDTGNVQVVFAAVTDIIIANNLRGCGLY